In Erigeron canadensis isolate Cc75 chromosome 1, C_canadensis_v1, whole genome shotgun sequence, a single window of DNA contains:
- the LOC122585350 gene encoding F-box/kelch-repeat protein At3g06240-like yields MSSEKVGVVVLGDILEQILVRLDLKDLIQCKRVCTSWHSLVSSSRFAISVFISNKQNTSNNKRQRICINEDRLRKNLVGSSNGLVCIFTRNAEIVVANPLTGELKKLKNPELKKLENPRHGVRSLCNNLWFLGGFGYDSWSDDYKVILGTRQYDADFMRFHVLSLKSNVWKIAGEAKCSFICISRYPYSYNKKDTCGILCNGAIHWFVLDQHKNPMILSFDLSTEEFKEIPQPDDPSYKYTAHTNYRLGMVEESLCIYNDHLPNCAKLVKTRSCPKWVMKKYNGKQGWELLPHHAQWDNDVALRLKLGIFFNSVKKSFFHERKQCVHKTSEYISAPMYVQSLVSPQVNERPKSPVSPGGAKSLLYHHVSERSMSNVSGHVIGGLKRKRHTQNGYQER; encoded by the exons ATGTCGTCGGAGAAGGTGGGTGTGGTCGTCCTGGGCGATATACTTGAGCAAATACTGGTTAGATTGGATTTGAAGGATCTCATCCAATGCAAAAGAGTCTGTACGTCATGGCATTCTTTAGTCTCCTCTTCTCGTTTTGCTATTTCCGTTTTTATTAGTAATAAACAGAATACTAGTAATAATAAGAGGCAGAGGATCTGTATCAATGAGGATCGTTTGAGAAAGAATCTTGTTGGTTCTTCCAATGGCCTTGTATGCATCTTTACCCGCAATGCTGAAATTGTAGTAGCTAATCCCTTAACGGGAGAGttgaaaaaactcaaaaatccGGAGTTGAAAAAACTCGAAAACCCTCGTCATggagtacgatctctttgtaaCAACCTATGGTTCCTCGGTGGTTTTGGTTACGATTCATGGTCAGATGACTACAAGGTCATTTTAGGGACACGGCAATACGATGCGGATTTTATGCGATTCCATGTGCTTTCTTTGAAATCAAATGTTTGGAAAATTGCTGGAGAGGCAAAATGTAGTTTCATTTGTATATCCCGGTACCCCTACTCTTATAACAAAAAAGATACTTGTGGTATCTTATGCAATGGGGCAATCCACTGGTTTGTGTTAGATCAACATAAGAATCCAATGAttctttcttttgatttatCCACAGAGGAATTTAAAGAAATCCCCCAACCTGATGATCCGAGTTATAAGTATACTGCTCATACTAATTACCGTCTGGGGATGGTTGAAGAAAGTTTGTGCATATATAACGATCACCTTCCCAATTGTGCAAAATTAGTCAAAACGCGTTCTTGTCCCAAATGGGTAATGAAAAAGTACAATGGTAAACAGGGCTGGGAACTGCTTCCACATCATGCTCAGTGGGATAATGATGTCGCACTTCGATTAAAATTGGGGATCTTTTTCAATAGTGTCAAGAAATCCTTCTTTCATGAACGTAAGCAATGTGTACACAAGACTTCGGAATATATTAGTGCCCCTATGTATGTACAGAGCCTTGTATCTCCTCAAGTTAATGAAAGACCAAAGAGTCCTGTATCTCCAGGGGGAGCAAAAAGTCTTCTATATCATCATGTTAGCGAGAGATCTATGAGTAATGTATCTGGACATGTTATTGGGGGGCTTAAAAGAAAGAGGCATACACAGAATGGATATCAAGAGCG TTAA